From the Lepus europaeus isolate LE1 chromosome 12, mLepTim1.pri, whole genome shotgun sequence genome, one window contains:
- the NOL8 gene encoding nucleolar protein 8 isoform X2 produces MKASRETKRLFVGGLGQTISEADLQNQFSRFGEVSDVEIITRKDDQGNPQKVFAYVNIRIAEGDLKKCMSVLNKTKWKGGTLQIQLAKESFLHRLAQEREEAKAKKENSTGNTNLLEKMGSVDFHMKAVPGTEVPGHKNWVVSKFGRVLPVLHLKNQHKRKIIKYDPSKYCHNLKKIGEDSTDTIPISSLTWELEGGNDPMSKKRRGEFSDFSGPPKKIIKVRKDKGSTGSVSVNPRTNRVAESNTSQKTSGLETCWKRNSMSDDDIDSEDELRAMIAEEEKLQRTLCSSINESENDPFEVVKEDFKSDVHKLHSLTGLGVKNTTSGHLSNVESDCEYDSGDTDEIFAMKKTASKMKNSAEFSQKEKSTRRKTLKNRENGKLSEQCVKVQKRKSNVESALSNGPKHRNPTPLSEPSSSEDADSASESEGDEEYNTMMKNCPRLSLTLADLEQMAACDLEVTKEDTESDNPESTTCNKFDKASKSPKTVPGLRRGRQCINPEEIVASLLEEESAYDKRTPKGNLKPKFQAFKGVGSLYGEESVQKLLKESPAANNKDQNSLKQDSNSISTENGSPFANGSSSKHIRSQKQQPTFDSQSLKVASPSSSEKGSRNPISGLLPLKGKTSLNLNAKTHKTDHDKDGCHSTTEAEGTRSDPGTSLEKSSKLSLRKHIQESKTDFSHSVSNSSDADAKDKHAEDNQKRLAALEARQRAKEMQKKLVHNALANVDGHPENKSTHIIFGSDSESEKEETSSQAQSCPEEEVTEPTGKASGKLFDSSDDEESDAEDDSNRFKIKPQFEGRAGQKLMDLQSHFGTDDRFRMDSRFLESDSEEEQEEINEEKTAEEEEFAAEKKKALNVVQSVLQMNLSGSSSKGTVAAKKFKDIIRYDPTRHDHATYERKKDEKPKESKAKRKKKREEAEKLPEVSKEMYYNIAMDLKEIFQTTKGTSEKEEDTPRNEDCGGEKAQEIHDPAALTDGAKQPAGFTFSFFDIDTTDVKEETYRVETVKPGKIVGKGDPRFQDSSSEEEEEEVTEETDHGKPSPEEASLPEKQTTRFFFFSKHDERLHGSDLFWRGVGSNISRNSWEARTNHLLMDCRKKHKEAKRRVKQK; encoded by the exons ATGAAAGCCAGCAGAGAAACAAAACGCCTTTTTGTGGGTGGCCTTGGCCAGACCATTTCTGAGGCAGACCTACAAAATCAGTTCAGCAGATTTGGAGAAGTTTCTGATGTGGAGATCATCACACGGAAAGATGACCAAG gaaacCCACAGAAAGTATTTGCATATGTCAACATCCGAATAGCAGAAGGTGACCTGAAAAAAT GTATGtctgttttaaataaaacaaaatggaaaggtGGAACACTACAAATTCAACTAGCAAAAGAAAGCTTTTTGCATAG attggcccaggagagagaagaagcaaaagcaaagaaagaaaattcaacagGCAACACCAACTTGTTAGAAAAGATGGGATCCGTGGATTTCCATATGAAAGCTGTGCCAGGGACAGAAGTACCAGGGCACAAA aaTTGGGTTGTCAGTAAATTTGGAAGAGTCTTACCTGTTCTTCACCTTAAGAATCAACACAAACGTAAAATA ATAAAATATGACCCATCAAAGTACTGCCACAACTTAAAGAAGATCGGAGAGGATTCCACAGATACCATTCCCATATCAAGCCTCACTTGGGAATTGGAAGGAGGAAATGACCCTATGAGTAAGAAACGGCGAGGCGAATTCTCTGACTTCTCTGGCCCTCCCAAGAAGATAATAAAAGTGCGGAAGGATAAGGGTTCCACTGGATCTGTGTCTGTGAATCCACGGACCAATAGAGTAGCGGAGAGTAACACATCTCAAAAGACTTCTGGCTTAGAAACCTGCTGGAAAAGAAACAGCATGTCtgatgatgatattgattctgaAGATGAATTAAGAGCAATGATTGCAGAAGAGGAGAAGTTACAGAGAACTCTGTGTTCCTCaataaatgaatctgaaaatGATCCTTTTGAAGTTGTAAAGGAGGATTTCAAATCAGATGTTCACAAACTTCATTCTTTAACAGGCTTAGGTGTAAAAAATACTACTTCTGGGCATCTTAGTAATGTGGAAAGTGACTGTGAGTATGATTCAGGAGATACAGATGAAATCTTTGCAATGAAAAAAACAGCCAGTAAGATGAAAAATAGTGCAGAATTCTCACAAAAGGAAAAATCTACACGcagaaaaactttgaaaaatagagAGAATGGCAAGCTTTCTGAACAGTGTGTTAAagtacaaaaaaggaaaagcaatgtAGAGTCAGCCCTCAGTAATGGACCAAAGCATCGTAATCCTACACCTCTATCTGAGCCCAGCAGCAGCGAAGATGCTGATTCTGCCTCTGAGTCAGAAGGTGATGAGGAGTATAACACCATGATGAAAAACTGTCCCCGTTTGAGCCTCACGTTGGCTGATCTGGAACAGATGGCTGCCTGTGATCTTGAAGTTACAAAAGAAGATACTGAGAGTGATAACCCAgaatccaccacctgcaacaaGTTTGACAAAGCCTCCAAGAGCCCCAAAACCGTCCCTGGCCTCCGCAGAGGCAGGCAGTGCATTAATCCTGAGGAAATTGTGGCTTCCCTTTTGGAAGAAGAGAGTGCCTATGATAAACGGACGCCAAAGGGAAACTTAAAGCCAAAATTCCAGGCTTTTAAAGGAGTAGGCAGTCTCTATGGAGAGGAATCAGTGCAAAAGCTCTTGAAAGAAAGTCCTGCTGCTAACAATAAAGATCAGAATTCCTTGAAACAAGATTCCAATAGCATTTCCACAGAAAATGGGTCCCCATTTGCCAATGGCTCCTCAAGCAAACACATTCGATCTCAAAAACAGCAACCTACTTTTGACAGTCAGAGTCTCAAGGTAGCATCCCCTAGCAGTTCAGAAAAAGGAAGTAGAAACCCCATTTCGGGTCTGTTGCCATTAAAAGGTAAGACTTCTTTAAACCTTAATGCAAAGACTCACAAGACAGACCATGACAAAGACGGTTGCCATAGTACCACAGAAGCAGAGGGAACAAGGTCTGATCCAGGCACTTCTCTTGAGAAATCATCAAAACTGTCTTTGAGGAAACACATTCAGGAAAGCAAAACTGATTTTTCACATTCTGTTAGTAATTCGTCAGATGCAGATGCTAAGGACAAACATGCTGAGGACAATCAAAAGCGTTTGGCAGCATTGGAGGCAAGGCAGAGAGCCAAAGAAATGCAGAAGAAACTGGTGCACAATGCACTGGCGAATGTG GATGGTCATCCTGAGAACAAATCAACACACATCATCTTTGGCTCTGACAGTGAAAGTGAAAAGGAAGAGACATCTAGTCAGGCACAGAGCTGTCCAGAAGAGGAAGTGACA GAGCCCACGGGTAAAGCATCTGGGAAGCTGTTTGACAGCAGTGACGACGAGGAATCGGATGCTGAAGATGACAGTAACAGGTTCAAAATTAAACCTCAGTTTGAGGGCAGAGCTGGACAGAAG CTCATGGATTTACAGTCTCATTTTGGCACTGATGACAGATTCCGCATGGACTCTCGGTTTCTAGAGAGTGACAGTGAAGAGGAACAGGAAG agataaatgaagaaaaaactgCTGAGGAAGAAGAATTTgctgcagaaaaaaagaaagccctGAATGTTGTACAAAGTGTTTTGCAAATGAACTTAAGCGGTTCTTCAAGCAAGGGAACAGTAGCTGCTAAGAAATTTAA GGACATCATACGTTATGATCCAACGAGACATGACCATGCgacttatgaaagaaaaaaagatgaaaaaccaAAAGAAAG TAAAgctaaaagaaagaagaaaagggaagaagCTGAAAAGCTACCTGAAGTATCTAAAGAAATGTATTATAACATTGCAATGGATTTGAAAGAAATATTCCAAACTACAAAAGGCACCAGTGAAAAGGAAGAAGACACACCCAGGAATGAGGACTGTGGTGGAGAGAAAGCTCAGGAGATCCACGACCCTGCAGCTCTCACTGATGGGGCCAAGCAGCCTGCAGGGTTCACATTCTCCTTTTTTGATATAGACACCACAGATGTAAAGGAag AGACCTATAGAGTTGAAACAGTGAAACCTGGAAAGATTGTCGGCAAGGGAGACCCTCGTTTCCAAGACAGCAgttcagaagaagaagaagaagaagttacagaagaaacAGATCATGGGAAGCCCAGCCCTGA AGAAGCATCATTACCTGAGAAACAAACcactagatttttctttttctccaagcACGATGAAAGACTTCATG GTTCTGACTTATTCTGGAGAGGAGTGGGAAGTAATATTAGCAGGAATTCTTGGGAGGCCAGAACAAACCATCTGCTTATG GATTGTCGGAAGAAACATAAAGAAGCAAAAAGGAGagttaaacaaaaataa
- the NOL8 gene encoding nucleolar protein 8 isoform X1 codes for MKASRETKRLFVGGLGQTISEADLQNQFSRFGEVSDVEIITRKDDQGNPQKVFAYVNIRIAEGDLKKCMSVLNKTKWKGGTLQIQLAKESFLHRLAQEREEAKAKKENSTGNTNLLEKMGSVDFHMKAVPGTEVPGHKNWVVSKFGRVLPVLHLKNQHKRKIIKYDPSKYCHNLKKIGEDSTDTIPISSLTWELEGGNDPMSKKRRGEFSDFSGPPKKIIKVRKDKGSTGSVSVNPRTNRVAESNTSQKTSGLETCWKRNSMSDDDIDSEDELRAMIAEEEKLQRTLCSSINESENDPFEVVKEDFKSDVHKLHSLTGLGVKNTTSGHLSNVESDCEYDSGDTDEIFAMKKTASKMKNSAEFSQKEKSTRRKTLKNRENGKLSEQCVKVQKRKSNVESALSNGPKHRNPTPLSEPSSSEDADSASESEGDEEYNTMMKNCPRLSLTLADLEQMAACDLEVTKEDTESDNPESTTCNKFDKASKSPKTVPGLRRGRQCINPEEIVASLLEEESAYDKRTPKGNLKPKFQAFKGVGSLYGEESVQKLLKESPAANNKDQNSLKQDSNSISTENGSPFANGSSSKHIRSQKQQPTFDSQSLKVASPSSSEKGSRNPISGLLPLKGKTSLNLNAKTHKTDHDKDGCHSTTEAEGTRSDPGTSLEKSSKLSLRKHIQESKTDFSHSVSNSSDADAKDKHAEDNQKRLAALEARQRAKEMQKKLVHNALANVDGHPENKSTHIIFGSDSESEKEETSSQAQSCPEEEVTEPTGKASGKLFDSSDDEESDAEDDSNRFKIKPQFEGRAGQKLMDLQSHFGTDDRFRMDSRFLESDSEEEQEEINEEKTAEEEEFAAEKKKALNVVQSVLQMNLSGSSSKGTVAAKKFKDIIRYDPTRHDHATYERKKDEKPKESKAKRKKKREEAEKLPEVSKEMYYNIAMDLKEIFQTTKGTSEKEEDTPRNEDCGGEKAQEIHDPAALTDGAKQPAGFTFSFFDIDTTDVKEETYRVETVKPGKIVGKGDPRFQDSSSEEEEEEVTEETDHGKPSPEEASLPEKQTTRFFFFSKHDERLHVGSDLFWRGVGSNISRNSWEARTNHLLMDCRKKHKEAKRRVKQK; via the exons ATGAAAGCCAGCAGAGAAACAAAACGCCTTTTTGTGGGTGGCCTTGGCCAGACCATTTCTGAGGCAGACCTACAAAATCAGTTCAGCAGATTTGGAGAAGTTTCTGATGTGGAGATCATCACACGGAAAGATGACCAAG gaaacCCACAGAAAGTATTTGCATATGTCAACATCCGAATAGCAGAAGGTGACCTGAAAAAAT GTATGtctgttttaaataaaacaaaatggaaaggtGGAACACTACAAATTCAACTAGCAAAAGAAAGCTTTTTGCATAG attggcccaggagagagaagaagcaaaagcaaagaaagaaaattcaacagGCAACACCAACTTGTTAGAAAAGATGGGATCCGTGGATTTCCATATGAAAGCTGTGCCAGGGACAGAAGTACCAGGGCACAAA aaTTGGGTTGTCAGTAAATTTGGAAGAGTCTTACCTGTTCTTCACCTTAAGAATCAACACAAACGTAAAATA ATAAAATATGACCCATCAAAGTACTGCCACAACTTAAAGAAGATCGGAGAGGATTCCACAGATACCATTCCCATATCAAGCCTCACTTGGGAATTGGAAGGAGGAAATGACCCTATGAGTAAGAAACGGCGAGGCGAATTCTCTGACTTCTCTGGCCCTCCCAAGAAGATAATAAAAGTGCGGAAGGATAAGGGTTCCACTGGATCTGTGTCTGTGAATCCACGGACCAATAGAGTAGCGGAGAGTAACACATCTCAAAAGACTTCTGGCTTAGAAACCTGCTGGAAAAGAAACAGCATGTCtgatgatgatattgattctgaAGATGAATTAAGAGCAATGATTGCAGAAGAGGAGAAGTTACAGAGAACTCTGTGTTCCTCaataaatgaatctgaaaatGATCCTTTTGAAGTTGTAAAGGAGGATTTCAAATCAGATGTTCACAAACTTCATTCTTTAACAGGCTTAGGTGTAAAAAATACTACTTCTGGGCATCTTAGTAATGTGGAAAGTGACTGTGAGTATGATTCAGGAGATACAGATGAAATCTTTGCAATGAAAAAAACAGCCAGTAAGATGAAAAATAGTGCAGAATTCTCACAAAAGGAAAAATCTACACGcagaaaaactttgaaaaatagagAGAATGGCAAGCTTTCTGAACAGTGTGTTAAagtacaaaaaaggaaaagcaatgtAGAGTCAGCCCTCAGTAATGGACCAAAGCATCGTAATCCTACACCTCTATCTGAGCCCAGCAGCAGCGAAGATGCTGATTCTGCCTCTGAGTCAGAAGGTGATGAGGAGTATAACACCATGATGAAAAACTGTCCCCGTTTGAGCCTCACGTTGGCTGATCTGGAACAGATGGCTGCCTGTGATCTTGAAGTTACAAAAGAAGATACTGAGAGTGATAACCCAgaatccaccacctgcaacaaGTTTGACAAAGCCTCCAAGAGCCCCAAAACCGTCCCTGGCCTCCGCAGAGGCAGGCAGTGCATTAATCCTGAGGAAATTGTGGCTTCCCTTTTGGAAGAAGAGAGTGCCTATGATAAACGGACGCCAAAGGGAAACTTAAAGCCAAAATTCCAGGCTTTTAAAGGAGTAGGCAGTCTCTATGGAGAGGAATCAGTGCAAAAGCTCTTGAAAGAAAGTCCTGCTGCTAACAATAAAGATCAGAATTCCTTGAAACAAGATTCCAATAGCATTTCCACAGAAAATGGGTCCCCATTTGCCAATGGCTCCTCAAGCAAACACATTCGATCTCAAAAACAGCAACCTACTTTTGACAGTCAGAGTCTCAAGGTAGCATCCCCTAGCAGTTCAGAAAAAGGAAGTAGAAACCCCATTTCGGGTCTGTTGCCATTAAAAGGTAAGACTTCTTTAAACCTTAATGCAAAGACTCACAAGACAGACCATGACAAAGACGGTTGCCATAGTACCACAGAAGCAGAGGGAACAAGGTCTGATCCAGGCACTTCTCTTGAGAAATCATCAAAACTGTCTTTGAGGAAACACATTCAGGAAAGCAAAACTGATTTTTCACATTCTGTTAGTAATTCGTCAGATGCAGATGCTAAGGACAAACATGCTGAGGACAATCAAAAGCGTTTGGCAGCATTGGAGGCAAGGCAGAGAGCCAAAGAAATGCAGAAGAAACTGGTGCACAATGCACTGGCGAATGTG GATGGTCATCCTGAGAACAAATCAACACACATCATCTTTGGCTCTGACAGTGAAAGTGAAAAGGAAGAGACATCTAGTCAGGCACAGAGCTGTCCAGAAGAGGAAGTGACA GAGCCCACGGGTAAAGCATCTGGGAAGCTGTTTGACAGCAGTGACGACGAGGAATCGGATGCTGAAGATGACAGTAACAGGTTCAAAATTAAACCTCAGTTTGAGGGCAGAGCTGGACAGAAG CTCATGGATTTACAGTCTCATTTTGGCACTGATGACAGATTCCGCATGGACTCTCGGTTTCTAGAGAGTGACAGTGAAGAGGAACAGGAAG agataaatgaagaaaaaactgCTGAGGAAGAAGAATTTgctgcagaaaaaaagaaagccctGAATGTTGTACAAAGTGTTTTGCAAATGAACTTAAGCGGTTCTTCAAGCAAGGGAACAGTAGCTGCTAAGAAATTTAA GGACATCATACGTTATGATCCAACGAGACATGACCATGCgacttatgaaagaaaaaaagatgaaaaaccaAAAGAAAG TAAAgctaaaagaaagaagaaaagggaagaagCTGAAAAGCTACCTGAAGTATCTAAAGAAATGTATTATAACATTGCAATGGATTTGAAAGAAATATTCCAAACTACAAAAGGCACCAGTGAAAAGGAAGAAGACACACCCAGGAATGAGGACTGTGGTGGAGAGAAAGCTCAGGAGATCCACGACCCTGCAGCTCTCACTGATGGGGCCAAGCAGCCTGCAGGGTTCACATTCTCCTTTTTTGATATAGACACCACAGATGTAAAGGAag AGACCTATAGAGTTGAAACAGTGAAACCTGGAAAGATTGTCGGCAAGGGAGACCCTCGTTTCCAAGACAGCAgttcagaagaagaagaagaagaagttacagaagaaacAGATCATGGGAAGCCCAGCCCTGA AGAAGCATCATTACCTGAGAAACAAACcactagatttttctttttctccaagcACGATGAAAGACTTCATG TAGGTTCTGACTTATTCTGGAGAGGAGTGGGAAGTAATATTAGCAGGAATTCTTGGGAGGCCAGAACAAACCATCTGCTTATG GATTGTCGGAAGAAACATAAAGAAGCAAAAAGGAGagttaaacaaaaataa